In one Streptomyces venezuelae genomic region, the following are encoded:
- a CDS encoding GNAT family N-acetyltransferase, with amino-acid sequence MIRTATAADVPVIHALVRDLATYEKVPDEAKATEEQLREALFGERPAAFAHIAEDDTSGDVVGFALWFLNFSTWRGVHGIYLEDLYVRPEARGGGHGKALLTELARICVERGYERLEWSVLDWNEPSINFYRSLGALPQDEWTVYRLTDGALDALGGRS; translated from the coding sequence ATGATTCGTACCGCCACAGCCGCCGACGTCCCCGTCATCCACGCCCTGGTGCGCGACCTCGCCACGTACGAGAAGGTGCCCGACGAGGCGAAGGCCACCGAGGAGCAGCTGCGCGAGGCCCTTTTCGGGGAGCGCCCCGCCGCCTTCGCCCACATCGCCGAGGACGACACGTCCGGCGACGTGGTCGGCTTCGCGCTGTGGTTCCTCAACTTCTCGACGTGGCGCGGTGTGCACGGGATCTACCTGGAGGACCTGTACGTACGCCCCGAGGCGCGCGGCGGCGGGCACGGCAAAGCGCTCCTCACCGAGCTCGCGCGGATCTGCGTGGAGCGCGGTTACGAGCGCCTCGAATGGTCCGTGCTCGACTGGAACGAGCCGTCGATCAACTTCTACCGGTCGCTGGGGGCGCTGCCCCAGGACGAGTGGACCGTGTACCGGCTGACCGACGGCGCGCTGGACGCGCTGGGCGGCCGGTCATAG
- a CDS encoding GNAT family N-acetyltransferase, giving the protein MGMESVQSVRFRDIPEAGIDRALSLAYLVFHENPEDEKRKHHHDLLRGCTRIGAYEHDELVGFVAAFPFTLSVPGGELPCPCLTFVSVAPTHRRRGVLSGMLAELFARASADGAPIAALWASEDAIYGRFGFGPATHGHTVEVDSRRPLALRIAPDERPLRLVDPSEAPGVLGEYYDRTRADRAGRIARSEAWWREEWLVDEDEEDDELSPPRVVVLGAPDDSVAGYAIYRTRTRDDAPGLVRLDELEADTPAVAAALWRYLASIDLTGLIRAWGRPVDDPLHLLSADRDQVRVTGEFPALWVRLVDVRGALEARSWAAPVDVVLDVRDDRLPANEGRHRLTASPEGCTYERTEDPADLTLDVRDLAACYLGGTKTDALIRAGLATEHTPGTAAALDAALHTPLLPHTVDEF; this is encoded by the coding sequence ATGGGTATGGAATCCGTCCAATCCGTCCGGTTCCGCGACATCCCCGAGGCGGGGATCGACCGCGCGCTCTCCCTCGCCTACCTCGTCTTCCACGAGAACCCTGAGGACGAGAAGCGCAAGCACCACCATGACCTGCTGCGCGGCTGCACCCGCATCGGCGCGTACGAGCACGACGAACTCGTCGGCTTCGTCGCGGCGTTCCCCTTCACCCTGTCCGTGCCGGGTGGCGAACTGCCCTGCCCCTGCCTGACGTTCGTCTCCGTGGCCCCGACGCACCGGCGGCGCGGCGTGCTCTCCGGCATGCTCGCGGAGCTGTTCGCGCGGGCCTCGGCGGACGGCGCGCCGATCGCGGCCCTGTGGGCGTCGGAGGACGCGATCTACGGAAGGTTCGGCTTCGGCCCCGCCACGCACGGCCACACCGTGGAGGTCGACTCCCGGCGCCCGCTCGCCCTGCGCATCGCCCCGGACGAGCGGCCACTGCGCCTGGTCGACCCCTCCGAGGCACCCGGCGTGCTCGGGGAGTACTACGACCGGACCCGCGCCGACCGCGCCGGACGCATCGCCCGCAGTGAGGCGTGGTGGCGCGAGGAGTGGCTCGTGGATGAGGACGAGGAGGACGACGAGCTGTCGCCACCCCGCGTGGTGGTCCTCGGCGCCCCTGACGACTCCGTCGCGGGTTACGCGATCTACCGCACCAGGACCCGCGACGACGCCCCCGGCCTCGTACGCCTCGACGAGTTGGAGGCGGACACACCCGCCGTCGCGGCCGCCCTCTGGCGCTACCTCGCGTCGATCGACCTGACGGGCCTCATCCGCGCATGGGGACGGCCCGTGGACGACCCGCTGCACCTCCTCTCGGCCGACCGCGACCAGGTGCGCGTCACCGGCGAGTTCCCCGCGCTGTGGGTCCGGCTCGTCGACGTGCGCGGGGCGCTGGAGGCCCGCTCCTGGGCGGCCCCGGTGGACGTGGTCCTCGACGTCCGAGACGACCGCCTCCCGGCCAACGAGGGCCGCCACCGCCTGACGGCGTCCCCCGAGGGATGTACGTACGAGAGGACGGAGGACCCCGCGGACCTCACCCTCGACGTGCGCGACCTGGCGGCCTGCTACCTGGGCGGCACGAAGACGGACGCCCTGATCCGCGCGGGCCTGGCCACGGAGCACACCCCCGGCACGGCGGCGGCGCTGGACGCGGCCCTGCACACGCCGCTGCTGCCGCACACGGTGGACGAGTTCTGA
- a CDS encoding zinc-binding dehydrogenase, which translates to MRAIRLHAFGPAENLVLDEIPDPEPAAGQVRIAVAAAGVHLLDTAIREGIQGPLPELPALPTVPGREIAGVVDALGDDVPAHWLGRRVVAHIGFAPGGYAERVVTEASRLHEVPDDLDPAEAVALIGTGRTTMGILRFAALTPESVAVVPAAAGGIGTLLTKYAKYRGATVIGLAGGPEKTARVRANGADLAVDYTDPKWPEEVRAYLAERLDGRAATVVFDGVGGDAGRHAVDLLGPGGTHIVFGWSGKGPHDGEPLTFTEEELAARGITQLNVLGPAMMRKAGGDNPVRTLELAALTAASLGHFTPAVQRFPLAEAAAAHRALESRATMGKVVLVP; encoded by the coding sequence ATGCGCGCCATCCGTCTCCACGCCTTCGGCCCCGCCGAGAATCTCGTCCTCGACGAGATACCGGACCCCGAACCGGCGGCAGGTCAGGTCCGCATCGCCGTGGCGGCGGCCGGCGTGCACCTCCTGGACACCGCGATCCGCGAGGGCATCCAGGGCCCGCTGCCCGAACTCCCCGCCCTGCCCACCGTCCCCGGGCGCGAGATCGCGGGCGTCGTCGACGCACTCGGCGACGACGTCCCGGCGCACTGGCTGGGCAGGCGCGTCGTCGCCCACATCGGCTTCGCCCCCGGCGGCTACGCCGAGCGCGTCGTCACCGAGGCGTCCCGCCTGCACGAGGTCCCCGACGACCTCGACCCCGCGGAGGCGGTCGCCCTGATCGGCACGGGGCGTACGACGATGGGCATCCTGCGGTTCGCCGCGCTGACGCCCGAATCCGTGGCCGTCGTCCCCGCCGCGGCGGGCGGCATCGGCACGCTCCTCACGAAGTACGCCAAGTACCGCGGCGCCACCGTGATCGGCCTGGCGGGCGGCCCGGAGAAGACGGCCCGCGTCCGCGCGAACGGCGCCGACCTCGCCGTGGACTACACCGACCCGAAGTGGCCCGAGGAGGTCCGCGCGTACCTCGCGGAGCGGCTCGACGGCCGCGCGGCCACCGTCGTCTTCGACGGCGTGGGCGGCGACGCGGGACGGCACGCGGTGGACCTGCTCGGCCCCGGCGGCACCCACATCGTCTTCGGCTGGTCCGGGAAGGGTCCGCACGACGGTGAGCCGCTCACGTTCACCGAGGAGGAGCTCGCCGCGCGCGGCATCACGCAGCTCAACGTGCTCGGCCCGGCGATGATGCGGAAGGCGGGCGGCGACAACCCGGTCCGCACCCTGGAGCTCGCCGCCCTCACCGCCGCGTCGCTCGGCCACTTCACCCCGGCCGTGCAGCGCTTCCCGCTCGCGGAGGCGGCCGCCGCACACCGCGCCCTGGAGTCCCGCGCCACGATGGGCAAGGTCGTCCTGGTCCCCTGA
- a CDS encoding NAD(P)-binding protein, whose protein sequence is MPTYTPPSRPSLKLTVIGGGLAGLTAAISAAEAGARVTLREAHHTLGGRARTSEGTYKTNEGPHALYNGGPLWTWLKQRDLIGPLAPLPPLEGTRLRLLHGGALRRTPPLAMLKLLRRRTEQAPVDRDFMSWATEEVGEEGARAAAHYVAVATFHHDPGSLSARFVHERLRRTTKLPPQAHYPRGGWGSVVDRMAALAWNMGVRTETLDRVDTLDGLPQDGPVIVATSLDAARRLLDDASLRWESGRTTLVDVAFRSRRGDLFAVSDLDRTGWVERFTAQDRTLAPAGEQLVQAQIPLSPDETKADGVAHAERLLDRGFPGWRERLTWRRASVANGRTGALDRPGTTWRDRPSIDRGGGVYVVGDQVAAPGLLSEVSFNSAVEAVSLALTKSALDLKSTSG, encoded by the coding sequence ATGCCCACGTACACGCCCCCCAGCAGGCCAAGCCTCAAGCTCACCGTCATCGGCGGCGGCCTCGCCGGCCTCACCGCGGCCATCAGCGCCGCCGAGGCGGGCGCCCGCGTCACCCTCCGCGAGGCCCACCACACCCTCGGCGGCCGCGCCCGCACCTCCGAAGGCACGTACAAGACGAACGAGGGCCCCCACGCCCTCTACAACGGCGGCCCCCTGTGGACCTGGCTCAAGCAGCGCGACCTCATCGGGCCGCTCGCCCCGCTCCCACCCCTCGAAGGCACCCGCCTGCGCCTACTCCACGGGGGCGCACTGCGCCGCACCCCGCCCCTCGCCATGCTCAAACTCCTGCGCCGAAGGACCGAACAGGCGCCGGTGGACCGTGACTTCATGTCGTGGGCCACGGAGGAGGTCGGCGAGGAGGGCGCACGCGCCGCCGCCCACTACGTCGCCGTCGCCACTTTCCACCACGACCCCGGCTCGCTCTCCGCCCGCTTCGTGCACGAGCGGCTGCGCCGCACCACCAAGCTGCCCCCGCAGGCGCACTACCCGCGCGGCGGCTGGGGTTCCGTCGTCGACCGCATGGCCGCGCTGGCGTGGAACATGGGCGTACGCACGGAGACGCTGGACCGGGTGGACACGCTCGACGGCCTCCCGCAGGACGGGCCCGTCATCGTCGCGACGTCCCTGGACGCGGCCCGCAGGCTCCTCGACGACGCGTCCCTGCGCTGGGAGAGCGGCCGCACGACACTCGTCGACGTGGCGTTCCGTTCCCGAAGGGGCGACCTCTTCGCCGTCTCCGACCTGGACAGGACGGGCTGGGTGGAGCGCTTCACCGCCCAGGACCGTACGCTCGCCCCCGCCGGGGAGCAGCTCGTACAGGCGCAGATCCCCCTTTCCCCCGACGAGACCAAGGCCGACGGCGTGGCCCACGCGGAGCGCCTCCTCGACCGCGGCTTCCCGGGCTGGCGCGAACGTCTGACGTGGCGCCGCGCCTCGGTCGCGAACGGCCGTACGGGCGCGCTGGACCGTCCAGGTACGACCTGGCGGGACCGCCCCTCGATCGACCGCGGAGGTGGTGTCTACGTAGTGGGCGATCAGGTCGCGGCGCCGGGGCTGCTGTCCGAGGTGTCGTTCAACAGCGCGGTGGAGGCGGTTTCGCTGGCCCTCACGAAGTCGGCGCTTGACCTCAAGTCCACTTCAGGTTGA
- a CDS encoding pentapeptide repeat-containing protein, producing the protein MAQRTKPVRVVEAVRRAEVRLPPLRPFDGGELRPDGDYDGVEFRDLDLCGQDGGGALFMDCAVTGCAVGETRLVRARFVDSVLTEPRGVGTDLAEASLRDVEVVDAWLGGVQLHGGVLERVVVRGGKIDYVNLRKARLRDVVFEGCVLVEPDFGQASLERVEFRDCVVRGADFTGVRMKDVDLRDAAELDIARGIERLAGAVISPSQLMELAPAFAAQVGVRVAGPGE; encoded by the coding sequence ATGGCGCAGAGGACGAAACCGGTGCGGGTGGTCGAGGCGGTTCGACGGGCCGAGGTGCGGTTGCCTCCGCTCCGGCCGTTCGACGGAGGGGAGCTGCGGCCCGACGGGGACTACGACGGCGTGGAATTCCGGGACCTGGACCTCTGCGGGCAGGACGGTGGCGGCGCCCTGTTCATGGACTGCGCGGTGACGGGGTGCGCGGTCGGCGAGACGCGGCTGGTCAGGGCGCGGTTCGTGGACTCCGTGCTGACGGAGCCGCGCGGGGTGGGGACGGACCTCGCCGAGGCGTCGCTGCGGGACGTCGAGGTCGTCGACGCGTGGCTCGGCGGCGTGCAGCTGCACGGGGGCGTCCTGGAGCGGGTCGTGGTGCGCGGCGGAAAGATCGACTACGTGAACCTGCGGAAGGCGCGGCTGCGGGACGTCGTGTTCGAGGGGTGCGTCCTGGTCGAGCCGGACTTCGGGCAGGCGTCGCTGGAGCGGGTCGAGTTCCGGGACTGCGTGGTGCGGGGAGCGGACTTCACGGGGGTGCGGATGAAGGACGTGGACCTGCGGGACGCGGCGGAGCTGGACATCGCGCGGGGCATCGAGCGCCTCGCCGGTGCGGTGATCAGCCCGTCCCAGCTCATGGAACTGGCTCCGGCGTTCGCGGCGCAGGTGGGGGTGCGGGTGGCGGGGCCGGGGGAGTAG
- a CDS encoding Uma2 family endonuclease: MAALPLPEYEPCQEFDRRSLVSLVQDRVPAMPVEEAFVWFNAVAPKGWRVELIEGEIHVTPPPNGEHEEIVSEINGQVRDHRKDLGRYTSIGLYVPGASLTGQVMPDLVLAPKGSFANEDKYHDPAAVLLVAEVTSRSTGDNDRHKKILGYARAGIPVYLLIDREAGNAVLYTEPAGEEYEHQEIFKLSKVVPLPEPLGFELDTSDF; this comes from the coding sequence ATGGCAGCACTGCCACTTCCGGAGTACGAGCCCTGCCAGGAGTTCGACCGTCGGTCTCTGGTGAGTCTCGTCCAGGACCGGGTGCCTGCCATGCCGGTGGAGGAAGCCTTCGTCTGGTTCAACGCGGTTGCCCCCAAGGGGTGGCGCGTGGAGTTGATCGAAGGGGAGATCCACGTGACGCCTCCGCCCAATGGGGAGCATGAGGAAATCGTGTCCGAAATCAACGGGCAGGTGCGTGACCACCGCAAGGATTTGGGGCGCTACACGAGTATCGGCCTCTACGTGCCGGGCGCCTCGTTGACCGGGCAGGTTATGCCCGACCTGGTGCTCGCCCCCAAGGGCAGCTTCGCCAACGAGGACAAGTACCACGACCCCGCCGCCGTCCTCCTCGTTGCGGAAGTGACCTCCCGGTCCACCGGCGACAACGACCGGCACAAGAAGATCCTCGGTTATGCCCGCGCGGGCATCCCCGTCTACCTGCTCATCGACCGTGAGGCGGGGAACGCCGTGCTGTACACGGAGCCCGCCGGCGAGGAGTACGAGCACCAGGAGATCTTCAAGCTGTCCAAGGTCGTCCCCCTTCCGGAGCCCCTCGGCTTCGAGCTCGACACCAGCGATTTCTGA
- a CDS encoding response regulator: protein MTGTAPAPTPVRLLVCDDHVVVRAGLLALLGSAPDIEVVGEAGTGEEAVALAAKLTPDVVLMDLQLGEGIDGVEATRRITSAPSPTPHVLVLTTYDTDADITRAIEAGATGYLLKAERPEELFSAIQAASQGRTALSPPVASRVMARMRAPRPTLTDRERDILGQLSQGLGNREIARALFISEATVKTHLGRIYDKLGVDTRAGAVSVAKEQRLLP from the coding sequence GTGACCGGCACAGCCCCCGCCCCCACCCCCGTCCGCCTGCTGGTCTGCGACGACCACGTCGTCGTGCGCGCGGGCCTGCTCGCCCTGCTCGGCAGCGCGCCGGACATCGAGGTGGTCGGCGAGGCGGGCACGGGCGAGGAGGCGGTGGCGCTGGCCGCGAAGCTGACGCCGGACGTCGTCCTGATGGACCTGCAACTGGGCGAGGGCATCGACGGCGTGGAAGCCACCCGCCGCATCACGTCGGCCCCGTCCCCGACGCCCCACGTCCTGGTCCTGACCACGTACGACACGGACGCGGACATCACCCGCGCCATCGAGGCGGGCGCGACGGGCTACCTCCTCAAGGCGGAGCGCCCCGAGGAACTCTTCTCCGCGATCCAGGCCGCGTCCCAGGGCCGCACCGCGCTCTCACCCCCGGTCGCCTCCCGCGTCATGGCCCGCATGCGCGCCCCCCGCCCCACGCTCACCGACCGCGAACGCGACATCCTCGGCCAGCTCTCCCAGGGCCTCGGCAACCGCGAGATCGCCCGCGCCCTCTTCATCAGCGAGGCCACGGTAAAAACCCACCTGGGCCGCATCTACGACAAGCTGGGCGTGGACACGAGGGCAGGAGCGGTCTCCGTGGCGAAGGAACAGCGCCTGCTGCCGTGA
- a CDS encoding sensor histidine kinase has product MRDVRAVREGGPAVGQRTPGPTPRTPGLDPRTPPDPDARWLAAVMHTAFFLLLGSSLARFLMRHPGEPRTPWIIALSVSLALLYVLGPTVGARPTAPRRLIWLSLVVAVWVVIVILAPSFAWCAVPLFYTGLRTLPPRAALFLVAVLTAFVVVAQLKLAGAFDPILLFAPPAWAAVAAAVFLYMQRQAARQRELIDDLIRTRRELAATERREGTLAERQRLSMEIHDTLAQGLSSQQMLLQAADRVWDTDPAKARTHVRTAESITEHGLAEARRFVHDLAPADLADGGGVVQALRALAERESDAGLTVRFHAEGTPPPLPDRVSSALLRIAQGALANVREHADANTAALTLTFLDDQVVLDVADDGRGFTPPSATGAGTGVRGHGLPAIRARAHQLGGTLTIESAPGEGAVLSVSIPLETQ; this is encoded by the coding sequence ATGCGAGACGTACGAGCCGTACGAGAAGGAGGCCCCGCCGTGGGACAGCGCACGCCGGGCCCCACCCCCCGCACTCCCGGCCTCGACCCCCGCACGCCGCCCGACCCGGACGCCCGCTGGCTCGCGGCCGTCATGCACACCGCGTTCTTCCTGCTCCTCGGGTCGTCACTGGCCCGCTTCCTGATGCGGCACCCCGGTGAGCCCCGCACCCCGTGGATCATCGCGCTCTCCGTCTCCCTCGCGCTCCTCTACGTGCTCGGCCCCACCGTCGGCGCCCGCCCCACCGCACCGCGCCGCCTGATCTGGCTGAGCCTCGTCGTGGCCGTCTGGGTCGTGATCGTCATACTCGCGCCGAGTTTCGCGTGGTGCGCGGTGCCGCTCTTCTACACCGGACTCCGTACGCTGCCGCCGCGCGCCGCCCTCTTCCTGGTGGCCGTGCTGACCGCGTTCGTGGTCGTCGCGCAGCTGAAACTCGCGGGCGCCTTCGACCCGATACTGCTGTTCGCGCCGCCCGCGTGGGCGGCGGTCGCGGCGGCCGTGTTCCTGTACATGCAGCGGCAGGCCGCCCGCCAGCGCGAACTCATCGACGACCTCATCCGTACGCGCCGCGAACTGGCCGCCACGGAGCGCCGCGAGGGCACCCTCGCCGAGCGCCAGCGCCTGTCCATGGAGATCCACGACACCCTCGCGCAGGGCCTGTCCAGCCAGCAGATGCTGCTGCAGGCCGCCGACCGCGTCTGGGACACGGACCCGGCGAAGGCCCGCACGCACGTCCGCACCGCGGAGTCGATCACCGAGCACGGACTCGCGGAGGCCCGCCGTTTCGTGCACGACCTGGCGCCGGCCGACCTCGCGGACGGCGGCGGCGTGGTCCAGGCGCTGCGGGCGCTCGCGGAGCGCGAGTCGGACGCGGGACTCACCGTCCGCTTCCACGCGGAGGGCACCCCGCCGCCGCTGCCCGACCGGGTGAGCTCGGCGCTGCTGCGCATCGCGCAGGGCGCCCTGGCGAACGTACGCGAACACGCGGACGCGAACACGGCGGCGCTGACCCTCACGTTCCTCGACGACCAGGTGGTCCTGGACGTCGCGGACGACGGCCGCGGTTTCACGCCGCCGTCCGCCACGGGAGCCGGTACGGGCGTACGCGGACACGGTCTGCCCGCGATCCGCGCGCGGGCCCACCAGCTCGGCGGCACACTGACCATCGAGTCGGCGCCCGGCGAGGGCGCGGTCCTGTCCGTATCGATCCCGCTGGAGACACAGTGA
- a CDS encoding GlcG/HbpS family heme-binding protein — protein sequence MQKLSRRTRVLTVAATAAVLGAGTFGAVSATAGTPDAASKAAVTADAGNKNLTQSTHLTVAAATKAAQATLDAAKKENQRVSVAVVDRNGNTIVELRGDGAGPQSPESAVKKAYTAVSWNAPTSELTKRLEQAPNLKDIPGTLFLAGGAPVTAKGAPVAGIGVAGAPSGDLDEKFAKAGVAALNR from the coding sequence ATGCAGAAGCTCTCCCGCCGCACCCGCGTCCTCACCGTCGCCGCCACCGCCGCCGTCCTCGGCGCCGGCACCTTCGGCGCCGTCTCCGCCACCGCCGGCACCCCCGACGCCGCTTCCAAGGCCGCCGTCACCGCCGACGCGGGCAACAAGAACCTGACGCAGTCCACGCACCTCACCGTCGCCGCCGCCACCAAGGCCGCGCAGGCCACCCTCGACGCCGCGAAGAAGGAGAACCAGCGCGTCTCCGTCGCCGTCGTCGACCGCAACGGCAACACCATCGTCGAGCTGCGCGGCGACGGCGCGGGCCCGCAGTCCCCCGAGTCCGCCGTGAAGAAGGCGTACACCGCCGTGTCCTGGAACGCGCCCACCTCCGAGCTGACCAAGCGCCTGGAGCAGGCCCCGAACCTGAAGGACATCCCCGGCACCCTGTTCCTCGCGGGCGGCGCGCCGGTCACGGCCAAGGGCGCGCCCGTCGCGGGCATCGGTGTCGCCGGCGCCCCGAGCGGCGACCTGGACGAGAAGTTCGCGAAGGCGGGCGTGGCGGCGCTCAACCGCTGA
- a CDS encoding ankyrin repeat domain-containing protein, producing MNTTAADRRLLDAAGTGNAAEVTAALDEGARVEARDTELRSPLLLAAIGDHVEAARVLVAAGADVDAQDHRSDSPWLVTGVTGSVAMLHALLPAGPDLKLRNRFGGISVIPASERGHVAYVREVLRVTDIDVDHVNDLGWTALLEAVILGDGGRAHQEIVELLLAAGATPDLADRDGVTPLAHAERRGFDRIAALLRSAR from the coding sequence ATGAACACCACCGCCGCCGACCGGCGCCTGCTCGACGCCGCCGGCACCGGGAACGCCGCCGAAGTGACCGCAGCCCTCGACGAGGGCGCCCGCGTCGAGGCACGCGACACCGAACTGCGCAGCCCGCTGCTGCTCGCCGCGATCGGCGACCACGTCGAGGCGGCCCGCGTGCTCGTCGCGGCAGGGGCCGACGTCGACGCGCAGGACCACCGTTCCGACAGCCCCTGGCTGGTCACGGGAGTGACGGGCAGCGTCGCCATGCTGCACGCGCTGCTGCCCGCCGGGCCCGACCTGAAGCTGCGCAACCGCTTCGGCGGGATCTCCGTGATCCCCGCGTCGGAGCGCGGCCATGTCGCGTACGTACGGGAAGTGCTGCGCGTCACCGACATCGACGTCGACCACGTCAACGACCTCGGCTGGACCGCCCTCCTGGAGGCCGTGATCCTCGGCGACGGCGGCCGCGCGCACCAGGAGATCGTCGAGCTGCTCCTCGCCGCGGGCGCGACGCCGGACCTCGCGGACCGGGACGGCGTCACACCGCTCGCGCACGCCGAGCGGCGCGGCTTCGACCGCATCGCGGCGCTGCTGCGGAGCGCGCGGTGA
- a CDS encoding YncE family protein has product MTGRAAVRRVFAATTAVVAAAAVLAGCATGDDGAAASTPDPARATATPEPARPTATLPTTTKTPEGTLLVADFGSDTVTFVDPEKGPVDSVKVGKAPYGLTVGEDGRAWVATAEGVAVVDTAARERVDRIPYETETGPVTTGEYRGGGMGIALAPDGEHVYVGVNVPDGNGVLEVIDTDEREVTDAVPVGRRPFDVDVSKDGREVYATDHDSFDVTVVRTDSPKSKPKPRRIEVAPYGTEGGLGSWLKPHYTAVRPADGKLLLPFEGEKLVVLDPRTGEYDVEKMTANTHQHGVTVTDDGTLYAVGTGPIDPDADEGPSLTVRTKGGEERVIPLDGPHEDVAVSGDGRTAYVTGGFTRDGYWNGISVVDTEDGTVRRLPAGERPLGIAVL; this is encoded by the coding sequence GTGACGGGGCGCGCGGCGGTCCGGCGGGTCTTCGCCGCCACGACGGCCGTGGTCGCCGCCGCCGCTGTACTCGCGGGCTGCGCGACCGGCGACGACGGAGCCGCCGCGTCCACCCCGGACCCGGCCCGCGCCACCGCGACCCCCGAACCCGCACGCCCCACCGCCACCCTCCCCACCACGACCAAGACCCCCGAAGGCACCCTCCTCGTGGCCGACTTCGGCTCCGACACCGTCACCTTCGTCGACCCGGAGAAGGGCCCCGTCGACTCCGTGAAGGTCGGCAAGGCGCCCTACGGTCTGACCGTCGGCGAGGACGGCCGTGCCTGGGTGGCGACCGCCGAGGGCGTCGCCGTCGTCGACACCGCCGCACGCGAGCGCGTCGACCGCATCCCGTACGAGACGGAGACCGGCCCGGTCACGACCGGCGAGTACCGCGGCGGCGGCATGGGCATCGCCCTCGCACCCGACGGCGAGCACGTCTACGTGGGCGTCAACGTGCCGGACGGCAACGGGGTCCTTGAGGTCATCGACACGGACGAGCGGGAGGTCACCGACGCCGTGCCCGTCGGGCGGCGGCCCTTCGACGTCGACGTGTCGAAGGACGGCCGCGAGGTCTACGCGACCGACCACGACTCCTTCGACGTGACGGTCGTACGCACCGACTCGCCGAAGTCGAAGCCGAAACCGCGCCGCATCGAAGTCGCCCCCTACGGAACGGAGGGCGGCCTCGGCTCCTGGCTGAAGCCGCACTACACGGCCGTGCGGCCCGCCGACGGCAAGCTCCTGCTGCCCTTCGAGGGCGAGAAGCTCGTCGTGCTCGATCCGCGCACCGGCGAGTACGACGTCGAGAAGATGACCGCCAACACGCACCAGCACGGCGTGACGGTCACGGACGACGGCACGCTCTATGCCGTCGGCACCGGGCCCATCGACCCGGACGCCGACGAAGGGCCCTCGCTGACGGTGCGGACGAAGGGCGGCGAGGAGCGCGTGATCCCGCTGGACGGACCGCACGAGGACGTCGCCGTGTCCGGGGACGGCCGTACCGCGTACGTCACGGGCGGCTTCACCCGCGACGGCTACTGGAACGGCATCTCGGTCGTCGACACGGAGGACGGGACGGTGCGCCGACTCCCGGCGGGAGAGCGGCCGTTGGGCATCGCGGTGCTCTGA